A genomic segment from Mus musculus strain C57BL/6J chromosome 13, GRCm38.p6 C57BL/6J encodes:
- the Lysmd3 gene encoding lysM and putative peptidoglycan-binding domain-containing protein 3, with protein MAGRNQNRTVSLPGIQASGHVLAFGNCTDNDMLEEDAEVYELRSRGKEKVRRSASRDRLDDIVILTKDIQEGDTLNAVALQYCCTVADIKRVNNLISDQDFFALRSIKIPVKRFSSLTETLHPLKGRHILHPPPVPYFQEQDIVPADGSLSSSESAGSFLKEVDRDIEQIVKCTDTKKENLNEVVSALTAQQVRFEPDNKSIHRKDPYYGADWGIGWWTAVVIMLIVGIITPVFYLLYYEILAKVDVSHHSTVGSSHLHPGLTPPTQHREMENEIGPTKGIPVGQQDDHKLYRQDPQAHDAQHKT; from the exons ATGGCGGGGAGGAATCAGAACCGGACGGTTTCCCTCCCAGGAATTCAGGCCAGTGGCCATGTACTTGCTTTTGGAAATTGTACAGACAATGACATGTTGGAAGAAGATGCTGAAGTCTACGAACTTCGGTccaggggaaaggagaaggttcGAAGAAGCGCATCGAGAGATAGACTTGATGACATTGTTATATTAACCAAAGATATCCAGGAAGGAGACACTCTAAACGCAGTAGCCCTTCAGTACTGCTGTACG gTAGCAGATATCAAAAGAGTTAACAATCTCATCAGTGATCAAGACTTTTTTGCTCTTAGGTCTATCAAAATTCCAGTTAAAAGGTTTAGTTCTTTGACTGAAACTCTTCATCCTCTGAAAGGAAGACACATTTTACATCCTCCACCTGTTCCGTATTTTCAAGAGCAAGACATTGTGCCAGCTGATGGTTCTCTTTCTTCCAGTGAGTCAGCCGGCAGTTTCCTAAAAGAAGTGGACCGAGACATAGAACAAATAGTCAAGTGTACAGACACCAAGAAGGAGAACCTGAATGAAGTCGTGTCTGCCTTAACAGCACAACAGGTCCGATTTGAACCTGATAACAAAAGCATTCACCGAAAGGATCCGTATTACGGAGCAGACTGGGGGATTGGTTGGTGGACAGCTGTAGTGATAATGTTGATAGTGGGTATAATAACACCAGTGTTTTATCTGCTGTATTATGAAATTTTAGCTAAAGTGGATGTTAGTCACCATTCAACAGTGGGTTCTTCACACTTGCATCCAGGACTCACACCTCCAACACAGCACAGAGAGATGGAAAATGAAATTGGTCCAACAAAAGGAATACCTGTTGGTCAGCAAGATGACCACAAACTATATAGGCAAGACCCTCAGGCACATGATGCTCAACACAAAACGTAA